A window from Streptomyces sp. NBC_00335 encodes these proteins:
- a CDS encoding LCP family protein: MDAQSRGRADEIDPADQWVLNPRTGNYELRLEDSAAQAPSQRSVPRAAPRRAPVPPRSPAAPSPAVPGPRRGGAPPPGGRRGGRSRKVGGGGRKRALTITGGTLAVLLIGASVAGYLYYEHLNGNIVVTDVGDAGTSGGFRKDQPINILVIGTDKRSGAGNEGYGDAGSVGHADTTILFHVSKDRSNATALSIPRDLITNVPVCPTKQPDGSTKDIPAERGARFNTSLGQAGRDPGCTMRTVKELTGIQIDHFMMADFNAVKNLSTAVGGVPVCVAKDVNDKDSKLKLTAGEHRLQGEQALAFVRTRHAFGNESDLDRIKTQQQFLGSMMREMKSKETLTSPKKFLSLAEAATKSLSVDSGIGSIGKLTDLAGELKNIDLKNITFTTLPVLDNPAEKVKATVVVNQTQAEPLLQMIRGDVSLTEVEKKEQAAKDAAASDAKAQLDALMQGPRAAAKDVRVDVLNGGGPAGSASGTLNWLQNTKGVLKSSNLGNAPAKVDATQLEYAPNQADQARALADMMGLPATALKVGTADAAPKTPMKLTLGADFKGAGVSMTAPQQAPEGVQRVEADKAVCAK, translated from the coding sequence GTGGATGCGCAAAGCCGTGGACGGGCCGACGAGATCGACCCCGCAGACCAGTGGGTACTCAACCCCCGCACCGGCAACTACGAGCTGCGACTGGAAGATTCCGCTGCGCAAGCACCCTCGCAGCGGTCCGTCCCCCGCGCGGCGCCCCGCAGGGCCCCCGTTCCTCCCCGCTCCCCCGCCGCCCCGTCCCCCGCGGTCCCCGGACCGCGCCGCGGTGGCGCTCCCCCTCCCGGCGGCCGCCGCGGCGGGCGTTCGCGCAAAGTCGGCGGTGGGGGCCGCAAACGGGCCCTGACCATCACGGGCGGCACCCTGGCGGTGCTGCTGATCGGCGCCTCGGTGGCGGGGTACCTCTATTACGAGCACCTGAACGGCAACATCGTGGTCACCGACGTCGGCGACGCGGGCACGAGCGGCGGGTTCAGGAAGGACCAGCCGATCAACATCCTGGTCATCGGCACGGACAAGCGCAGCGGTGCGGGCAACGAGGGGTACGGGGACGCCGGCAGCGTCGGCCACGCCGATACGACGATCCTCTTCCACGTCTCGAAGGACCGCTCCAACGCCACGGCGCTGTCCATCCCCCGCGACCTGATCACCAACGTGCCGGTCTGCCCCACGAAGCAGCCGGACGGCTCGACGAAGGACATCCCCGCCGAGCGCGGGGCCCGCTTCAACACCAGCCTCGGGCAGGCGGGCCGCGACCCGGGCTGCACGATGCGCACGGTCAAGGAGCTCACCGGGATCCAGATCGACCACTTCATGATGGCCGACTTCAACGCGGTGAAGAACCTGAGCACGGCGGTCGGCGGGGTGCCGGTCTGCGTGGCCAAGGACGTCAACGACAAGGACTCCAAGCTCAAGCTGACGGCGGGCGAGCACCGGCTGCAGGGCGAGCAGGCACTGGCCTTCGTACGGACCCGGCACGCCTTCGGCAACGAGAGCGACCTGGACCGCATCAAGACCCAGCAGCAGTTCCTCGGTTCGATGATGCGCGAGATGAAGTCCAAGGAAACGCTGACGAGTCCGAAGAAGTTCCTCTCCCTCGCGGAAGCCGCCACGAAGTCGCTGAGCGTGGATTCGGGCATAGGGTCGATCGGAAAACTCACTGATCTTGCGGGCGAGTTGAAGAACATCGACCTCAAGAACATCACCTTCACCACGCTTCCGGTGCTCGACAATCCGGCGGAAAAGGTGAAGGCCACCGTGGTGGTCAACCAGACGCAGGCCGAACCGCTGTTGCAGATGATCCGCGGGGACGTCTCCCTCACCGAGGTCGAGAAGAAGGAACAGGCCGCGAAGGACGCCGCGGCATCGGACGCGAAGGCCCAGCTGGACGCCCTGATGCAGGGCCCCCGCGCGGCGGCCAAGGACGTCCGGGTGGACGTCCTCAACGGCGGCGGCCCGGCCGGATCCGCGTCCGGCACGCTCAACTGGCTGCAGAACACCAAGGGGGTGCTCAAGTCCAGCAACCTGGGCAACGCACCCGCCAAGGTGGATGCCACGCAGCTGGAGTACGCGCCCAACCAGGCCGATCAGGCCAGGGCGTTGGCGGACATGATGGGGCTGCCGGCGACGGCACTGAAGGTGGGCACGGCCGACGCCGCGCCCAAGACGCCGATGAAGTTGACGCTCGGCGCGGACTTCAAGGGGGCGGGGGTCTCCATGACGGCGCCGCAGCAGGCGCCGGAAGGCGTCCAGCGGGTCGAGGCGGACAAGGCCGTCTGCGCCAAGTGA
- a CDS encoding peptidoglycan recognition protein family protein: MRAFLASSIGVATAAALALPLALSSTALAHPAATQPSARADSAAPAAPAGSTQSLPLVPVGPAADRTPGVPGMSTSPRLPETRGLSAREVKTFSLVGVVWDDASTHLDGRVQVRTRSVATSDWSEWQDVDTHNSEHAADPDTVERGSGRVRGSTAPLWVGQSDGIEVRVQAEPGGRVVSSGLPTGMRIELVDPGDTTRPQSDAKNGNAGEASPVVDDDDKGELALLPGMTMEMAESSSANVPMAPLGAQEIPALNKADSTADAVLVDEALAAAPYIGPRPKIVTRLGWGADESLREKGFVYTNTVKAAFVHHTASGNNYACKDAPAVLRSLYRYHVVSSGWRDIGYNFAVDKCGTVYEGRAGGVAKAVLGAHTMGFNTDSMGVAVIGTFASTAPPKAAVDAVARLTAWKLGLFGADPRAKTTLRSGGGNLYAKGSNVRLNVISGHRDGFATECPGRHLYTQLPPTRTASAKLQGRP; the protein is encoded by the coding sequence ATGCGTGCATTCCTTGCTTCCTCCATCGGCGTCGCGACGGCTGCCGCACTGGCCCTGCCGCTCGCGCTCTCCTCCACGGCCCTCGCCCACCCGGCGGCGACGCAGCCATCGGCCCGGGCGGACTCGGCAGCCCCCGCGGCCCCAGCCGGATCCACCCAGTCCCTGCCGCTCGTCCCCGTGGGACCCGCGGCGGACCGAACCCCCGGCGTCCCCGGCATGAGCACCTCGCCCCGGCTGCCCGAGACGCGCGGCCTGTCGGCGCGCGAGGTCAAGACCTTCTCCCTGGTCGGCGTCGTCTGGGACGACGCGAGCACCCACCTCGACGGCCGCGTCCAGGTCCGCACCCGCTCGGTGGCCACCTCGGACTGGTCCGAATGGCAGGACGTCGACACCCACAACAGCGAACACGCCGCCGACCCCGACACGGTCGAACGCGGCTCCGGCCGGGTCCGCGGCAGCACCGCCCCCCTGTGGGTCGGACAGTCCGACGGCATCGAGGTCCGCGTCCAGGCGGAACCGGGCGGCCGCGTGGTGAGCAGCGGGCTCCCGACGGGCATGCGCATCGAACTGGTGGACCCGGGAGACACGACCCGCCCCCAGTCGGACGCGAAGAACGGCAACGCGGGAGAAGCCTCGCCCGTCGTCGACGACGACGACAAGGGGGAGCTGGCCCTCCTCCCCGGCATGACCATGGAGATGGCGGAGTCCTCCTCCGCCAACGTGCCGATGGCCCCCCTGGGAGCCCAGGAGATCCCCGCCCTCAACAAGGCCGACTCCACCGCCGACGCGGTCCTCGTCGACGAGGCGCTCGCGGCCGCCCCGTACATCGGCCCGCGCCCGAAGATCGTCACCCGGCTGGGATGGGGCGCGGACGAGAGCCTGCGCGAGAAGGGCTTCGTCTACACGAACACGGTCAAGGCCGCCTTCGTCCACCACACGGCCTCGGGCAACAACTACGCCTGCAAGGACGCCCCGGCCGTCCTGCGCAGCCTGTACCGCTACCACGTGGTCAGCAGCGGCTGGCGCGACATCGGCTACAACTTCGCCGTCGACAAGTGCGGCACCGTCTACGAGGGCCGGGCGGGCGGAGTCGCCAAGGCGGTGCTCGGCGCGCACACCATGGGCTTCAACACGGACAGCATGGGCGTGGCGGTCATCGGCACCTTCGCCTCCACGGCGCCCCCCAAGGCGGCGGTCGACGCGGTGGCCCGCCTCACGGCCTGGAAGCTGGGCCTCTTCGGAGCGGACCCCCGCGCGAAGACCACCCTCCGCTCGGGCGGCGGCAACCTCTACGCCAAGGGCAGCAACGTCCGCCTGAACGTCATCTCGGGCCACCGCGACGGCTTCGCCACGGAATGCCCCGGCCGCCACCTCTACACCCAACTCCCCCCCACCCGAACCGCCTCGGCCAAACTCCAGGGCCGCCCCTGA
- a CDS encoding LCP family protein, translating into MRHSSVHGEGAPGRAGDGISAAGTRPTATSAVPAPRSGSGRRGGGGAGGGKRPARRGRRRALRWAASIVALLILGTAAAGYLYYRHLNGNIRSGQRMSGDSGVAKSEADAAGRRPINILMLGSDVRDEENAKLGGGWDKIGDPARADVQMLIHISADRKNASVTSVPRDTIVDIPECTDPKTGTKYKATRTMINESLANGGPGCTLATWEKMTNVYIDHWMMIDFVGVVSMADAIGGVDVCVNQNVFDQSKPGSGTGGSGLKLKAGTTRVQGEQALQWLRTRHSFYSDMGRAKAQHMYMNSMMRGLKSQNAFTDLPRLTGLAEAATKALQVSEEIGTVKKLLDLALLLKDVPVNRITSTTIPVLQAPSDKDRLILNPTDAPKVWDLLRTDVAMDKNGEPAPTGSGSPVPSTEPTPQPSSAPPSSNPAKLAVKVVNGTGSGAQAVSKRATAIAGQLVSKGFALAKPDGALTPEKATVVRYATDAQAGDAQAVATALGIPVTSVQKSAAATKITVLVGADWREGNVYPQQAPPQAGDVPESADVLNGTDTSCMDIYKPYQW; encoded by the coding sequence GTGAGGCACAGCAGCGTGCATGGGGAGGGGGCGCCGGGCCGGGCCGGCGACGGCATATCCGCCGCCGGCACCCGTCCGACGGCCACCAGTGCCGTACCGGCGCCGAGGTCGGGCTCCGGCCGCCGCGGCGGCGGGGGCGCGGGCGGCGGCAAGCGCCCGGCCCGGCGGGGACGGCGCCGCGCACTGCGCTGGGCGGCCTCCATCGTGGCGCTGCTCATACTCGGGACGGCGGCGGCCGGTTACCTCTACTACCGCCACCTCAACGGCAACATCCGCAGCGGCCAGCGCATGAGCGGTGACAGCGGGGTCGCCAAGTCCGAGGCCGACGCCGCGGGCCGGCGTCCGATCAACATCCTGATGCTCGGCTCGGACGTCCGGGACGAGGAGAACGCGAAGCTCGGCGGGGGCTGGGACAAGATCGGCGACCCCGCGCGGGCCGACGTGCAGATGCTGATCCACATATCCGCCGACCGGAAGAACGCCTCGGTCACCTCCGTGCCGCGCGACACCATCGTGGACATCCCGGAGTGCACCGATCCCAAGACGGGCACGAAGTACAAAGCCACCAGGACGATGATCAACGAGAGTCTCGCGAACGGGGGGCCCGGCTGCACCCTGGCCACCTGGGAGAAGATGACCAACGTCTACATCGACCACTGGATGATGATCGACTTCGTCGGTGTCGTGAGCATGGCCGACGCGATCGGCGGCGTCGACGTCTGCGTCAACCAGAACGTCTTCGACCAGTCGAAGCCCGGTTCGGGGACGGGCGGTTCCGGCCTCAAGCTGAAGGCGGGCACCACCAGGGTCCAGGGCGAGCAGGCGCTCCAGTGGCTGCGCACCCGGCACTCCTTCTACAGCGACATGGGCCGCGCCAAGGCGCAGCACATGTACATGAACTCGATGATGCGCGGCCTCAAGAGCCAGAACGCCTTCACCGACCTCCCCCGCCTCACCGGCCTGGCGGAGGCGGCGACGAAGGCACTGCAGGTGTCGGAGGAGATCGGGACGGTCAAGAAGCTCCTCGACCTCGCCCTGCTGCTCAAGGACGTGCCGGTCAACCGCATCACGTCGACCACGATCCCGGTGCTCCAGGCGCCGAGCGACAAGGACCGGCTGATCCTCAACCCCACGGACGCCCCGAAGGTGTGGGACCTGCTGCGCACGGACGTCGCCATGGACAAGAACGGCGAACCGGCGCCGACCGGGAGCGGATCGCCCGTTCCCTCCACCGAGCCGACCCCGCAGCCGTCCTCCGCGCCGCCGTCCTCCAACCCCGCGAAGCTCGCCGTAAAGGTGGTCAACGGAACGGGCAGCGGGGCACAGGCGGTGTCCAAGCGGGCCACGGCCATCGCCGGCCAGCTGGTCTCCAAGGGGTTCGCGCTGGCCAAGCCGGACGGTGCGCTGACCCCGGAGAAGGCGACGGTCGTCCGCTACGCCACGGACGCCCAGGCCGGCGACGCGCAGGCCGTGGCCACGGCCCTCGGGATCCCCGTCACCTCCGTGCAGAAGTCGGCCGCGGCAACCAAGATCACGGTCCTGGTGGGCGCGGACTGGCGCGAGGGCAACGTCTACCCGCAGCAGGCGCCGCCCCAGGCCGGAGACGTCCCCGAGTCCGCGGACGTGCTCAATGGAACGGACACCAGCTGCATGGACATCTACAAGCCGTACCAGTGGTGA
- a CDS encoding glycosyltransferase family 2 protein has translation MPAQQPAVSVIMPVLDEERHLRDSVHHILGQEYGGEMEVVIALGPSKDRTDEIAAELVRETASNERARVQTVPNPTGRTPAALNAAIQASRHPIVVRVDGHGMLSPNYIATAVRLLEETGAQNVGGIMHAEGENAWEDAVAAAMTSRIGVGNAAFHTGGKAGPADTVYLGVFRREALEAAGGYNVEFIRAQDWELNFRIREAGGLIWFSPELKVQYRPRPSVRALAKQYKDYGRWRHVVARYHSGSINLRYLAPPAAVCAIAAGLVVGAAVTPWAFVIPAGYLAAITAGSVPAGKGLSLKARLRIPVALATMHMCWGYGFLTSPRSLAAKVIASRRPSVSRDAAEL, from the coding sequence ATGCCCGCCCAGCAGCCCGCAGTCTCGGTGATCATGCCGGTACTCGACGAGGAGCGCCATCTGCGCGACTCGGTCCACCACATCCTCGGACAGGAGTACGGGGGTGAAATGGAAGTGGTGATCGCCCTCGGTCCGTCCAAGGACCGGACCGACGAGATCGCCGCCGAGCTGGTTCGGGAAACCGCGTCCAACGAACGCGCCCGGGTCCAGACCGTCCCGAACCCCACCGGCCGCACCCCCGCCGCCCTCAACGCGGCCATCCAGGCCTCGCGCCACCCGATCGTCGTCCGCGTGGACGGCCACGGCATGCTCTCCCCGAACTACATCGCCACCGCGGTCCGCCTCCTGGAGGAGACCGGCGCGCAGAACGTCGGCGGCATCATGCACGCCGAGGGCGAGAACGCCTGGGAGGACGCCGTCGCCGCCGCGATGACCTCGCGCATCGGCGTCGGCAACGCCGCCTTCCACACCGGTGGCAAGGCCGGCCCCGCCGACACCGTCTACCTCGGCGTGTTCCGGCGGGAGGCCCTGGAGGCCGCCGGCGGGTACAACGTGGAGTTCATCCGCGCCCAGGACTGGGAGCTGAACTTCCGCATCCGCGAGGCCGGCGGGCTGATCTGGTTCTCGCCGGAGCTGAAGGTCCAGTACCGGCCGCGGCCCTCCGTACGGGCACTCGCCAAGCAGTACAAGGACTACGGGCGCTGGCGCCACGTGGTGGCCCGCTACCACTCGGGCTCCATCAACCTGCGCTACCTCGCCCCGCCGGCCGCCGTCTGCGCGATCGCCGCAGGGCTGGTCGTCGGAGCGGCCGTCACCCCGTGGGCCTTCGTCATCCCGGCGGGCTACCTCGCGGCGATCACCGCCGGCTCCGTACCGGCCGGCAAGGGGCTGTCGCTGAAGGCGCGGCTGCGGATCCCCGTCGCCCTGGCGACCATGCACATGTGCTGGGGCTACGGCTTCCTGACCAGCCCGCGCTCGCTCGCCGCCAAGGTCATCGCGAGCCGCCGCCCGTCGGTGAGCCGGGACGCCGCCGAGCTCTGA
- a CDS encoding LCP family protein → MRDSAGIPGGTDAAGGEKPPNGRRRRRLLRWIGLGTGLLVVVGAGTGWWIYSKLDGNISEDTSAAAELRRYDKERPAHLAGGAQNILLIGSDSRSGAGNAPYGQDEGTQRSDTTILLHLPADRKSATMVSIPRDLMTEIPACLKPDGNRTREQFAQFNWAFEWGGTACTIRTVEAMTGIRVDHHMVLDFNGFKKMVDAIGGVEVCLKRPVDDTEAKLKLPAGRQTLQGEQALGFVRARHSLGNGSDTERMERQQAFLGSLVKKVQSNGVLLNPARLYPLLDAATSSVTTDPGLASLRGLYELVRGVRDIPTDQIKFLTVPRRPYFADANRDELRQPDATQLFQRLRADQPLTIAPPAAKAKAAPAPVSRPDAEREEAAADDEARAETGRPGTAEPSTPVPTFTGTTAGVADCR, encoded by the coding sequence GTGAGGGACAGCGCGGGCATACCGGGCGGCACCGATGCGGCCGGGGGCGAGAAGCCTCCGAACGGCCGCAGGCGGCGCCGGCTGCTGCGCTGGATCGGGCTCGGGACCGGCCTGCTGGTCGTCGTCGGGGCGGGCACGGGCTGGTGGATCTACTCCAAGCTCGACGGGAACATCTCCGAGGACACCTCCGCCGCCGCCGAGCTGCGGCGCTACGACAAGGAGCGCCCGGCCCACCTGGCGGGCGGCGCCCAGAACATCCTGCTGATCGGCTCGGACTCGCGCAGCGGCGCGGGCAACGCCCCGTACGGGCAGGACGAGGGCACGCAGCGCTCGGACACCACGATCCTGCTGCACCTGCCGGCGGACCGGAAGAGCGCGACGATGGTGTCGATACCGCGGGACCTGATGACGGAGATACCCGCGTGCCTGAAGCCTGACGGCAACCGCACCAGGGAGCAGTTCGCCCAGTTCAACTGGGCCTTCGAGTGGGGCGGGACCGCCTGCACGATCCGTACGGTCGAGGCCATGACCGGGATCCGGGTGGATCACCACATGGTGCTGGACTTCAACGGCTTCAAGAAGATGGTGGACGCCATCGGCGGGGTGGAGGTCTGCCTGAAGCGGCCGGTGGACGACACCGAGGCCAAGCTGAAGCTGCCGGCGGGCCGCCAGACCCTGCAGGGCGAGCAGGCGCTGGGCTTCGTACGGGCCCGCCACAGCCTGGGCAACGGCAGCGACACCGAGCGGATGGAGCGCCAGCAGGCGTTCCTCGGGTCGCTCGTCAAGAAGGTGCAGAGCAACGGGGTGCTGCTCAATCCGGCGCGGCTGTACCCGCTGCTGGACGCGGCGACCTCCTCGGTGACCACCGACCCGGGGCTGGCCTCGCTGCGGGGGCTGTACGAACTGGTCCGGGGCGTACGCGACATCCCGACCGACCAGATCAAGTTCCTCACGGTGCCGCGCAGGCCGTACTTCGCCGACGCGAACCGGGACGAACTGCGCCAGCCGGACGCCACCCAGCTCTTCCAGCGGCTGCGGGCGGACCAGCCGCTCACCATCGCCCCGCCCGCGGCCAAGGCCAAGGCCGCGCCCGCTCCGGTCTCCCGGCCGGACGCGGAGCGGGAGGAGGCGGCGGCCGACGACGAGGCGCGCGCCGAAACGGGCCGCCCGGGAACCGCGGAGCCCTCCACCCCCGTCCCCACGTTCACCGGTACCACGGCCGGCGTGGCCGACTGCCGGTAA
- a CDS encoding TIGR03089 family protein, with protein MNATDRTPADLLRSALAADPGRPLVTFYDDATGERVELSVATFANWVAKTANLLQGDLGAEPGDRLALLLPAHWQSAVWLLACASVGVVAEVGGDPAGADLVVSGPDTLEEAAACSGERVALALRPLGGRFPQPPAGFADYAVEVPGQGDRFAPFQPVDADGPGLVVGGEELSYAGICERAREDAVKLGFGEGARVLSRQGYDSWEGLSAGLYAALATGGSVVLCRNAEGLADGALAQRIESERVTHTA; from the coding sequence GTGAACGCCACTGACCGCACCCCTGCCGACCTGCTGCGATCCGCGCTCGCCGCCGATCCCGGCCGCCCGCTCGTCACCTTCTACGACGACGCCACGGGCGAGCGCGTCGAATTGTCCGTCGCCACCTTCGCCAATTGGGTGGCCAAGACCGCCAATCTGCTCCAGGGCGACCTGGGCGCCGAGCCCGGCGACCGGCTCGCCCTGCTGCTCCCCGCGCACTGGCAGAGCGCCGTGTGGCTGCTCGCCTGCGCCTCCGTCGGGGTCGTCGCCGAGGTCGGCGGGGATCCGGCCGGCGCCGATCTGGTGGTGAGCGGGCCGGACACCCTGGAGGAGGCCGCCGCGTGCTCGGGCGAGCGGGTGGCGCTCGCGCTGCGGCCGCTGGGCGGACGCTTCCCGCAGCCGCCGGCCGGGTTCGCCGACTACGCCGTGGAGGTGCCGGGGCAGGGCGACCGCTTCGCGCCCTTCCAGCCGGTGGACGCGGACGGCCCGGGGCTGGTGGTCGGCGGCGAGGAGCTCTCGTACGCGGGGATCTGCGAGCGGGCCCGCGAGGACGCGGTGAAGCTCGGCTTCGGCGAGGGGGCTCGGGTGCTGTCCCGCCAGGGCTACGACAGCTGGGAGGGTCTCTCGGCCGGGCTCTACGCGGCGCTGGCCACGGGCGGCTCCGTGGTGCTGTGCCGCAATGCCGAGGGGCTGGCGGACGGCGCGCTGGCCCAGCGGATCGAGAGCGAGCGGGTCACCCACACGGCCTGA